A window of the Fusarium poae strain DAOMC 252244 chromosome 3, whole genome shotgun sequence genome harbors these coding sequences:
- a CDS encoding hypothetical protein (TransMembrane:14 (i75-102o513-532i604-623o635-656i663-682o688-706i737-756o768-786i807-830o850-875i882-898o949-972i992-1012o1027-1046i)~BUSCO:2970at5125) translates to MVPKPKAKPKAQQQPPQTEHQKIAEQWAKAERARAAQQTANAKFGLPPADENVEVLEQRREALDQRRRKTNEKRWRWAVGFWIVVLAIHALGIWLFTGGFLLTRLVLEDKSNCTIPPIENTKGLLNVDRGCWHPKSFDRAVVVLIDALRYDFTVPEDPAQAQHFHNAFPYLYETAVKSPQNAFLRPFIADPPTATMQRLKGLTTGTLPTFVDVGSSFGGSAIDEDNLLMQLKDAGKKIAHIGDDTWWSLFPGYFEPNISKAYDSFNVWDLHTVDNGVIDNIFPLLKPERKGDWDLLIGHCLGVDHAGHRYGPDHPAMGAKLRQMDDFIRKMVENIDDKTLLVVMGDHGMDSKGDHGGESDDEVEAALWMYSKKPFFGRTSRDFAVPPANAKIRPVNQIDLVPTLALLLGIPIPFNNLGGPIEEAFAGVKGNDWRNLAAVSRVASAGIERYQAAYHKARGLVQSEGIESPAALWQAALAIAKNDRDAYTAFSKFQETTLSVCKDLWARFDVPRMVMGIVVFGFGLVLLIMYSSRDEEDEYVIMNDAELDYAEKKLELLSFKENDPEVEDNFHKNVLKGLWDPKILFTVSVLSAVGMYRQHPIEGLVALVAVLFMAGLSSSLHEAGKSILNVLPSTFWGWMAVVFTVSQSIGFASNSYTIWEDSILLFFITTFGIASAVSAFRIESRRERYLGIYHSVAFVVLGRIASYSKLCREEQMPYCTSTYYASSTSSTSATWQLLIPFVVCLVLPAIIKSFLVTSRSYEGIAPTWIGLAIRGGLLLSALYWVIDAADNGGWLEGRFGDGSLKTVGVYLAQIVLALAFVAGSTVFVWAPPCVSILQSAGAGGRPVVTIIGYGNAIGARYLLLPLNILLACFLLSKPMGGGALALMFWQILTLAELLDLNELKTNPIGPVMLAILGNFYYFKTGHQAVLSSIQWDSAFIPLFTIRYPWTPIVVVLNSFAGQIIAAASVPLLSLWKVGPKQKGVMETATRSIGVFIIYYAVEALATMSWAGWLRRHLMLYRVFSPRFMLSSTVLLVLDLIIILVTMTGLRSNAMSLGEVFGWAD, encoded by the coding sequence ATGGTGCCAAAGCCAAAAGCAAAGCCCAAGGCTCAGCAACAGCCTCCACAGACCGAGCATCAAAAGATTGCGGAGCAATGGGCTAAAGCTGAGCGCGCCCGAGCTGCTCAGCAGACCGCCAATGCCAAGTTCGGACTCCCACCCGCTGATGAGAACGTCGAGGTTCTAGAGCAACGACGCGAGGCGCTCGACCAGAGAAGACGCAAGACAAACGAGAAGCGCTGGCGATGGGCTGTTGGGTTCTGGATCGTTGTACTTGCTATCCACGCGCTCGGAATCTGGCTCTTTACGGGTGGCTTTCTGCTGACGCGATTGGTATTGGAGGATAAGTCGAACTGTACCATACCTCCAATTGAGAACACCAAGGGCTTGTTGAATGTCGATCGCGGTTGCTGGCACCCTAAATCATTCGACAGAGCTGTTGTCGTCCTCATTGACGCGCTTCGCTACGACTTTACTGTTCCCGAGGATCCGGCGCAGGCTCAGCATTTCCACAATGCCTTTCCCTACCTCTACGAGACCGCCGTCAAGTCCCCTCAGAATGCCTTCCTTCGACCATTCATTGCGGACCCACCCACTGCTACGATGCAGCGACTCAAGGGTCTTACGACGGGAACTTTGCCGACCTTTGTCGATGTTGGAAGCAGCTTCGGTGGCTCCGCTATCGACGAGGATAACCTGCTGATGCAGCTGAAGGACGCTGGCAAGAAGATTGCTCACATTGGCGATGATACATGGTGGTCTCTCTTTCCGGGTTACTTTGAGCCTAACATCAGCAAGGCTTACGACAGTTTTAACGTCTGGGATCTTCACACTGTTGATAATGGCGTAATTGACAACATCTTCCCGTTATTGAAGCCGGAGCGCAAGGGCGATTGGGATCTTCTTATTGGACACTGTCTTGGAGTTGACCATGCAGGTCACCGATACGGACCTGATCACCCCGCCATGGGTGCGAAGCTTCGCCAGATGGACGATTTCATTCGCAAGATGGTTGAGAACATAGATGACAAGACTCTTCTGGTCGTCATGGGAGACCACGGCATGGACAGCAAGGGAGACCACGGCGGTGAGAGCGACGATGAGGTTGAGGCTGCTCTCTGGATGTATTCCAAGAAGCCCTTCTTTGGTAGAACTTCCCGCGACTTTGCTGTTCCACCGGCCAATGCCAAGATCCGACCTGTGAACCAGATCGATCTTGTTCCTACCCTTGCTCTACTTCTGGGTATTCCCATCCCGTTCAACAACTTGGGAGGTCCCATTGAGGAGGCCTTTGCTGGTGTCAAGGGCAACGACTGGCGTAACCTTGCTGCCGTCTCGCGAGTTGCTTCAGCTGGTATCGAGAGATACCAGGCAGCTTATCACAAGGCTCGGGGTCTTGTCCAGAGTGAGGGAATCGAATCCCCTGCTGCTCTCTGGCAAGCTGCCCTTGCCATTGCCAAGAACGACCGCGATGCCTACACTGCCTTTTCCAAGTTCCAAGAGACCACCCTATCTGTTTGCAAAGACCTTTGGGCCCGCTTCGACGTTCCCCGTATGGTCATGGGCATCGTTGTCTTTGGTTTCGGCCTTGTTCTGCTCATCATGTACTCGTCTCGtgacgaagaggatgagTATGTTATTATGAACGATGCGGAACTCGACTACGcggagaagaagctcgagcttctttcttttaaGGAGAATGACCCCGAGGTTGAGGATAATTTTCACAAGAACGTGCTCAAGGGTCTGTGGGACCCCAAGATCTTGTTCACCGTTTCTGTTCTCAGTGCGGTTGGCATGTATCGTCAGCATCCCATTGAGGGCCTTGTCGCGCTCGTTGCTGTTCTTTTTATGGCTGGTCTTAGCTCATCCCTTCACGAGGCGGGCAAGTCCATTCTCAACGTTTTGCCCTCGACCTTCTGGGGTTGGATGGCTGTGGTCTTCACTGTTAGCCAGTCTATTGGATTTGCATCCAACTCATACACTATCTGGGAAGACTCCATCCTGCTCTTCTTCATTACCACTTTCGGTATCGCCAGTGCTGTCTCCGCTTTCCGAATCGAATCTCGACGCGAGAGATACTTGGGCATCTATCACTCCGTTGCCTTTGTTGTTCTCGGTCGCATCGCCTCTTACTCGAAGCTCTGCCGTGAGGAGCAGATGCCCTACTGCACTTCCACCTACTATGCTTCCTCGACTTCCTCCACCTCTGCGACATGGCAACTGCTAATTCCTTTTGTTGTCTGCCTTGTCCTCCCTGCTATCATCAAGTCTTTCCTCGTTACAAGCCGATCATACGAGGGTATTGCCCCTACGTGGATCGGCCTGGCTATCCGCGGAGGCTTGCTTCTCTCAGCTTTGTACTGGGTTATTGATGCTGCTGACAACGGGGGCTGGCTCGAGGGACGCTTCGGTGATGGATCCTTGAAGACGGTTGGTGTCTACTTGGCTCAAATTGTCCTCGCTCTGGCTTTTGTTGCTGGAAGCACTGTGTTTGTCTGGGCCCCGCCTTGTGTGTCCATCCTTCAATCTGCTGGAGCTGGTGGTCGACCTGTTGTTACCATCATCGGATACGGCAACGCCATCGGTGCTCGCTACCTTCTGTTGCCTCTCAACATTCTCCTGGCATGTTTCCTCCTCTCAAAACCCATGGGAGGTGGTGCTCTTGCTCTCATGTTCTGGCAGATCCTCACACTGGCTGAGCTTCTGGATCTCAACGAGCTCAAGACAAACCCTATTGGCCCTGTGATGCTCGCCATCCTTGGAAACTTCTACTACTTCAAGACGGGTCACCAGGCCGTTCTGTCCAGCATTCAATGGGACAGCGCTTTCATCCCTCTGTTCACCATCCGCTACCCCTGGACACCCATTGTTGTGGTTCTCAACAGTTTCGCTGGTCAAATCATTGCCGCTGCATCTGTGCCACTTCTGTCACTGTGGAAGGTTGGTCCTAAACAAAAGGGAGTTATGGAGACGGCTACCCGCAGCATTGGTGTTTTCATCATTTATTACGCTGTTGAAGCCCTTGCCACTATGAGTTGGGCTGGCTGGCTCCGTCGCCACTTGATGCTCTACCGTGTGTTCAGCCCTCGTTTCATGCTTTCCAGCactgttcttcttgttcttgactTGATAATCATCCTGGTGACCATGACCGGTTTACGAAGCAACGCCATGTCTCTTGGCGAGGTGTTTGGATGGGCTGATTAA